In one window of Bos mutus isolate GX-2022 chromosome 13, NWIPB_WYAK_1.1, whole genome shotgun sequence DNA:
- the OTUD1 gene encoding OTU domain-containing protein 1, with protein MQLYSSVCTHYPAGGQGPTAATAAPPAAATATSFKVSLQPPGPAGGAPEPETGECQPAAAAEPREAAAAPAAKMPAFSSCFEMVSGAAAPASAAAAGPPGGSCKPPLPPHYTSTAQITVRALGADRLLLRGPEPGAAAPAAPRGRCLLLAPAAGAPIPPRRGSSAWLLEELLRPDGPEPAGLDATREGPDRNFRLSEHRQALAAAKHRGPAPPPGSPEPGPGPWAEERPAERNLRGWDRAGDRRDAPGAEEPGRPDPEAEAAPARSGEAAPGGATEAVIVSRSDPRDEKLALYLAEVERQDKYLRQRNKYRFHIIPDGNCLYRAVSKAVYGDQSLHRELREQTVHYIADHLDHFSPLIEGDVGEFIIAAAQDGAWAGYPELLAMGQMLNVNIHLTTGGRLESPTVSTMIHYLGPEDSLRPSIWLSWLSNGHYDAVFDHSYPNPEYDTWCRQTQVQRKRDEELAKSMAISLSKMYIEQNACS; from the coding sequence ATGCAGCTCTACAGCAGCGTCTGCACCCACTACCCAGCCGGGGGCCAGGGTCCCACGGCCGCAACCGCCGCTccgcccgccgccgccaccgccaccTCGTTCAAGGTCTCTCTGCAGCCCCCGGGACCCGCCGGTGGCGCCCCGGAACCCGAGACCGGTGAGTGCCAGCCGGCCGCGGCCGCCGAGCCCCGCGAAGCCGCCGCCGCTCCCGCCGCCAAGATgcccgccttctcctcctgcttcgaGATGGTGTCCGGGGCCGCCGCCCCCGCctcagccgccgccgccgggccGCCCGGCGGGTCCTGCaagccgccgctgccgccgcatTACACGTCCACGGCGCAGATCACCGTGCGGGCCCTGGGCGCCGACCGGCTCCTGCTGCGCGGCCCGGAGCCCGGCGCCGCGGCGCCCGCCGCCCCACGCGGCCGCTGCCTCCTGCTGGCCCCGGCAGCAGGCGCTCCGATTCCCCCGCGGCGGGGCTCCTCGGCCTGGCTTCTGGAGGAGCTGCTGAGGCCCGACGGCCCGGAGCCTGCCGGTCTGGACGCGACCCGCGAGGGGCCCGACAGAAACTTCCGACTGAGCGAGCACCGCCAGGCCCTGGCAGCCGCCAAGCACCGCGGCCCCGCGCCGCCCCCGGGGAGCCCGGAGCCCGGCCCTGGCCCGTGGGCCGAGGAGCGCCCGGCAGAGAGGAACCTCCGCGGCTGGGACAGAGCTGGCGACCGCCGCGACGCTCCCGGCGCCGAAGAGCCGGGGCGGCCCGACCCTGAGGCCGAGGCGGCCCCGGCCCGCAGCGGCGAGGCGGCCCCGGGCGGCGCGACCGAGGCGGTGATCGTGTCCAGGTCGGATCCTAGGGACGAGAAGCTGGCCCTGTACCTGGCGGAGGTGGAGAGGCAGGACAAGTACCTGCGGCAGAGGAACAAGTACCGATTTCACATCATTCCCGACGGCAACTGCCTCTACCGGGCGGTCAGCAAGGCGGTGTACGGGGACCAGAGCCTGCACCGGGAGCTACGGGAACAGACGGTGCACTACATCGCCGACCACCTCGACCACTTTAGCCCCTTGATTGAGGGCGACGTGGGGGAGTTTATCATCGCTGCTGCGCAGGACGGGGCGTGGGCCGGGTACCCTGAACTGCTGGCCATGGGGCAGATGCTGAATGTGAATATCCATCTGACTActggagggaggctggagagCCCCACGGTGTCTACCATGATTCACTATTTGGGCCCGGAGGATTCCCTAAGGCCTAGCATTTGGCTCAGTTGGCTCAGTAACGGACATTATGACGCGGTGTTTGATCACTCGTATCCGAACCCGGAGTATGACACTTGGTGCAGGCAGACTCAAGTGCAGAGAAAACGCGATGAAGAACTCGCCAAATCCATGGCCATATCCCTGTCCAAAATGTATATTGAGCAAAATGCATGCTCTTGA